One genomic region from Rosa rugosa chromosome 1, drRosRugo1.1, whole genome shotgun sequence encodes:
- the LOC133726368 gene encoding transcription factor MYB106 has translation MGRSPCCDKVGLKKGPWTPEEDQKLLAYIEEHGHGSWRALPIKAGLQRCGKSCRLRWTNYLRPDIKRGKFSLQEEQTIIQLHALLGNRWSAIATHLPKRTDNEIKNYWNTHLKKRLAKMGIDPVTHKPKNDALLSTHDGQSKNAANLSHMAQWESARLEAEARLVRESKLRSHNSLINQLTSAAAAAAAAAASTSSSSAHQLLFMKGQSLESPTSTLTTYNSENVVPGIMPSSMIEFVGCSGASSGDHQDQTAAINAKEEGDVQVQDWKLGFGNMPSSSTHFGLHDNVTWTSTDEQVHHDRGIGSVDEVADQEGFTNLLLNNSVDRDQSMSDGGGGDSENGGSAGSDYYEDNKNYWNSILNLVNSSPSHDDSPIF, from the exons GAACATGGCCATGGAAGTTGGAGAGCCCTCCCAATCAAAGCTG GGCTTCAGAGATGTGGAAAGAGCTGTAGACTGAGATGGACTAATTATCTGAGACCAGATATCAAGAGGGGAAAATTTAGTTTGCAAGAAGAACAGACCATTATTCAACTCCATGCCCTCTTAGGCAACAG GTGGTCGGCGATAGCAACTCACTTGCCGAAGAGAACAGACAATGAGATAAAGAACTACTGGAACACACATCTCAAGAAGCGCTTAGCCAAAATGGGAATCGATCCGGTTACCCACAAGCCCAAAAACGACGCCCTGCTCTCCACTCACGACGGTCAGTCCAAGAACGCCGCCAATCTCAGCCACATGGCTCAGTGGGAAAGCGCCAGGCTTGAAGCCGAAGCCCGGCTCGTTAGGGAATCAAAGCTCCGGTCGCACAACTCCCTCATCAATCAGCTGACCTCAGCAGCTGCTGCCGCTGCGGCGGCTGCTGCTTCAACTTCATCCTCATCAGCTCATCAGTTGCTTTTCATGAAGGGTCAAAGTCTTGAGTCTCCAACATCTACACTCACCACTTACAACTCTGAGAATGTGGTACCTGGGATTATGCCGTCGTCTATGATTGAGTTTGTGGGTTGTTCCGGTGCTTCTTCCGGTGATCATCAAGATCAGACGGCTGCAATTAACGCCAAAGAAGAAGGGGACGTACAAGTACAAGATTGGAAACTAGGGTTTGGGAACATGCCGTCATCATCAACCCACTTTGGCCTTCATGATAATGTCACATGGACAAGTACTGATGAACAAGTTCATCATGATCGGGGAATTGGCAGCGTTGATGAGGTGGCGGATCAAGAAGGGTTTACCAATCTCTTGCTTAATAACTCCGTTGATCGTGATCAGAGTATGTCGGATGGAGGCGGTGGTGATTCAGAAAACGGTGGTAGTGCCGGGAGTGACTATTATGAAGATAACAAGAATTACTGGAACAGTATTCTGAATTTGGTGAATTCTTCTCCCTCTCATGATGATTCTCCAATCTTCTAA